Proteins from a single region of Sesamum indicum cultivar Zhongzhi No. 13 linkage group LG5, S_indicum_v1.0, whole genome shotgun sequence:
- the LOC105162140 gene encoding nuclear pore complex protein NUP1, which produces MNKSDVNFSMNNQSPMSRSAEGNGVIRYDSDFSRIEELIKGSTFSREEICHLIEVLKSRVDNDGEKQKSSIDAGGDTELVSWRHETRRTPPEEKQQDIDGTMIGAFREMSDVPVGVSASPIDIARAYMAGRTSEGGYDLYNFTSKGERAKPINEFARKPLLPSPSPKPSICWPGAMVHDRHGYTTPQNQRMRHRLHDFPRTPYSRTILSKSSTKLQADSGYPNTSTSFQQSLTSIYGPVNSRDDTNDGYGSVGPIRRIRNKFASEVRPRGSIFLSSSKDIPSKTATPKVLGGFLPSTEKNLEPGETSGASKQWSGDDVSGSSDKAISNPISSSQAVRKILEHLDRNKPTPKEKEAELKLATSWRRSSPSVTSDTTREENISSVRVGEHASLKHTDIAAPNFPVELKKSSSNSNILISIHGKGVDEAKDAVNANAKASSTSGSSILPAANSIPSFGIKRTNPVIKSSNENAFATSNRGQTETSLLFSHPHLSNGQDAKTADTAAASELSKNHGTKHSLPSISINKPDFRAIPFDNGPGFTFPVSASSGVLSEPPTPSITPSSSAGTLSQPIGAPVIPSYSFGTKNSMPRLVFSFPSTSTASTSNHSDLKFSFGSEKNTRLSFSNLGTDAICY; this is translated from the exons ATGAATAAGTCCGATGTCAATTTTAGCATGAACAATCAG TCTCCAATGTCCAGATCTGCTGAAGGAAACGGCGTCATTCGTTATGATTCCGATTTTTCTAGAATCGAGGAGTTGATTAAAGGAAGCACTTTTTCCAG GGAAGAAATCTGCCATTTGATTGAGGTATTAAAGTCTAGGGTGGACAATGATGGGGAGAAGCAGAAATCAAGCATTGATGCTGGAGGGGATACTGAACTTGTTTCATGGAGGCATGAAACCCGAAGAACACCACCTGAAGAAAAACAGCAAGATATTGATGGAACCATGATTGGTGCTTTTCGTGAAATGTCAGAT GTTCCAGTTGGAGTTAGTGCTTCCCCAATTGATATTGCTCGTGCATATATGGCTGGTCGTACTTCTGAAGGTGGCTATGACCTCTATAATTTTACGTCAAAAGGGGAAAGAGCTAAACCAATCAATGAATTTGCAAGAAAGCCACTTTTGCCATCACCTTCGCCCAAGCCATCCATATGTTGGCCTGGTGCCATGGTGCATGATCGTCATGGTTATACAACACCACAGAATCAGAGGATGAGGCATAGGCTTCATGATTTTCCAAGAACCCCCTATTCAAGAACAATATTATCGAAGTCCTCAACCAAG TTGCAAGCTGACAGCGGATATCCAAACACATCAACTTCCTTCCAACAATCCCTGACATCCATTTATGGGCCG GTAAACTCGAGGGATGACACAAATGATGGCTATGGATCTGTGGGTCCTATTCGTCGTATTAGGAATAAATTTGCTTCAGAAGTCCGTCCAAGGGGATCTATTTTCTTGAGTTCATCTAAAGACATTCCTTCAAAAACTGCAACACCCAAAGTTCTTGGAGGCTTCTTGCCTAGTACAGAGAAGAATCTGGAACCTGGCGAAACAAGTGGCGCCTCAAAGCAATGGTCAGGAGACGATGTATCAGGTTCCTCTGATAAGGCTATTTCAAATCCAATATCGTCTAGTCAGGCAGTCAGGAAAATACTGGAACACCTTGATAGAAACAAGCCCACCcctaaagaaaaagaagctgAATTGAAGTTGGCGACTTCATGGAGAAGATCTTCGCCTTCTGTGACTAGTGATACAACTCGCGAGGAAAATATCAGCTCTGTGCGTGTAGGAGAGCATGCTTCTCTCAAGCATACTGATATAGCTGCCCCAAACTTTCCTGTGGAACTGAAAAAAAGTAGCAGCAATTCCAATATTTTAATCAGTATCCATGGGAAAGGCGTGGATGAGGCAAAAGATGCAGTTAATGCAAATGCTAAAGCATCCAGTACTTCTGGCTCTAGTATCTTACCTGCTGCAAATTCGATTCCATCTTTTGGTATTAAGAGAACTAATCCGGTGATCAAAAGTTCGAATGAG AATGCTTTTGCCACCAGTAATCGTGGACAGACCGAGACTAGTTTGCTGTTTTCTCATCCTCATCTGAGTAACGGACAGGATGCAAAGACAGCAGACACTGCAGCTGCTTCTGAGCTTTCAAAAAATCATGGAACCAAACACTCATTGCCATCAATTTCTATCAACAAGCCTGATTTTCGTGCAATTCCCTTTGACAATGGCCCAGGGTTCACTTTTCCTGTTTCTGCTTCCTCGGGTGTTCTGTCAGAACCGCCAACTCCATCTATCACACCATCATCTTCAGCAGGTACTCTATCGCAGCCTATCGGTGCACCTGTTATTCCTTCCTACAGTTTTGGCACCAAGAACTCAATGCCACGACTTGTTTTCTCGTTTCCATCTACCAGCACTGCCTCAACCAGTAATCATTCTGATCTTAAATTCAGTTTCGGATCAGAGAAGAACACTAGGCTATCTTTTAGTAACCTTGGCACAGATGCCATCTGCTATTAA